The Desulfoscipio gibsoniae DSM 7213 genome contains a region encoding:
- a CDS encoding vWA domain-containing protein — protein MYASIIEAVNHLRKAGLPISPGELLDFCRAMQIIELRGEDALTAALCTLAKDKHAGDTLAAAIADYLHAKAADDHLIIPPAINIRAAVANQPRLKDQEFLNRLQNIKDSIRHEIMLLNEANIPRNSGTGPGPNCSGGGGKTIDKQRSTFANARCNGTGVLSANNGLNRQPDNAQHKAINNRQGKPQKKAYPPGPTNLQQLDLAQADGEQLAEINKILTSIGRRLAAYKGYRKKPSTSGIVDMRRTVRQASARGGLPLVLKKMQRVPGKPRICTMCDLSGSMAPYSVFFLQLLVSLQHKFSKMKSFAFVDRIAEVTDLAVTTGQAWNIAARTILREARISNTGFSNYGLVWEQFNQDFLHTLTPQTTLIILGDARNNWQPDGIEYLSSITSRCRRTIWLNPLPRVSWSKNDCVMETYVPFCSLVLECRNVLQLSQAIREIISMQ, from the coding sequence ATGTACGCCAGCATAATCGAGGCAGTGAATCATTTAAGAAAGGCCGGCCTGCCCATTTCACCCGGGGAATTGCTAGATTTTTGCCGGGCCATGCAAATAATCGAGCTGCGCGGAGAAGATGCCTTAACCGCCGCACTATGTACCCTGGCAAAAGATAAACACGCCGGAGATACCCTGGCTGCTGCCATCGCAGATTATCTGCATGCTAAAGCAGCTGATGATCATCTGATTATTCCCCCGGCCATCAATATCCGGGCGGCAGTTGCCAACCAGCCCCGGCTAAAAGATCAGGAATTCCTTAACCGACTGCAAAATATAAAGGACAGCATCCGCCACGAAATAATGTTACTCAATGAAGCAAACATACCCCGCAACTCCGGTACCGGTCCCGGACCAAACTGCAGCGGCGGTGGCGGTAAAACCATTGATAAACAGCGCAGCACATTTGCAAATGCCCGGTGTAACGGAACAGGGGTGCTTTCGGCTAATAACGGACTCAACCGTCAGCCTGACAATGCCCAACATAAGGCCATAAACAACCGGCAGGGGAAACCGCAAAAAAAGGCTTATCCACCCGGACCCACCAACTTGCAGCAGCTGGACCTGGCCCAGGCTGATGGCGAGCAATTAGCCGAAATAAATAAAATACTTACCAGTATCGGACGCCGGCTGGCCGCCTACAAAGGATACCGAAAGAAACCCTCAACATCCGGCATTGTCGATATGCGCCGCACTGTGCGGCAAGCTTCCGCCCGGGGCGGCCTACCACTGGTGCTGAAAAAAATGCAGCGTGTGCCCGGTAAACCCCGCATTTGCACCATGTGTGATCTTTCCGGCTCCATGGCACCATACAGTGTTTTTTTTCTACAGCTGCTGGTCAGCCTGCAGCACAAGTTCTCTAAGATGAAGTCCTTTGCCTTTGTAGACCGTATCGCCGAGGTGACTGACTTGGCCGTCACCACCGGACAAGCATGGAACATTGCGGCCAGAACAATTTTAAGGGAGGCCCGGATATCAAATACCGGGTTTAGCAATTACGGGCTGGTATGGGAACAATTTAACCAGGATTTTCTCCATACATTAACCCCCCAAACTACATTGATTATACTGGGTGATGCCCGTAACAACTGGCAGCCCGACGGTATTGAATACTTAAGCAGTATTACCAGCCGGTGCCGCAGGACCATTTGGCTTAACCCTTTGCCCCGGGTCAGCTGGTCAAAAAATGATTGCGTTATGGAAACCTATGTACCTTTTTGCTCATTGGTACTAGAATGCCGCAACGTGCTTCAGCTATCCCAGGCTATAAGAGAAATAATTTCCATGCAATAA
- a CDS encoding 4Fe-4S binding protein has product MAEEKKKKAYKFNFILDATKCMACAACELECKFGGIYIDDNVNYAINLDNCTRCGKCFRACPAGAISKVNIAA; this is encoded by the coding sequence TTGGCCGAAGAAAAGAAAAAGAAAGCGTACAAGTTTAATTTTATTTTAGATGCTACTAAATGCATGGCCTGCGCGGCATGTGAATTAGAATGCAAATTTGGTGGCATTTACATTGACGACAATGTAAATTATGCCATTAACCTTGACAACTGCACCCGTTGCGGTAAATGCTTCAGGGCCTGCCCGGCCGGAGCAATATCCAAAGTCAATATCGCGGCTTAA
- the ahbB gene encoding siroheme decarboxylase subunit beta produces the protein MLTELEKQIVRELQKGLPLVSRPYLDIARRIGLTENELMNKINEMISNGIIRRFGAAVRHQKLGYTANAMVVWDVPEDRVETTGRQLAGFPEVTHCYQRPRRPGWPYTLFTVIHGHTREQCEQLAAAMAAKIGLTNYMLLFSTTELKKSSMQYFID, from the coding sequence ATGCTGACTGAACTGGAAAAACAAATCGTCAGGGAATTGCAAAAGGGACTGCCCCTGGTGAGCAGACCTTATCTGGATATAGCCCGGAGGATTGGTCTGACAGAAAATGAATTAATGAATAAAATTAATGAAATGATAAGTAATGGTATTATTCGACGCTTTGGGGCGGCTGTGCGCCACCAGAAGCTTGGATACACAGCTAATGCTATGGTGGTTTGGGATGTGCCCGAAGACCGGGTGGAAACTACAGGCCGGCAGCTGGCCGGGTTCCCCGAAGTGACCCATTGTTACCAGCGCCCTCGGCGGCCCGGCTGGCCATACACGTTATTCACAGTTATACACGGGCATACCCGGGAACAGTGTGAGCAACTGGCCGCTGCTATGGCAGCAAAAATAGGTTTAACTAACTATATGCTGCTATTTAGCACCACCGAGCTCAAAAAGAGCAGCATGCAGTATTTCATTGATTAG
- the cooS gene encoding anaerobic carbon-monoxide dehydrogenase catalytic subunit yields the protein MPRFRDPSHTSKPSGAPRVVDPKSIKRSIDPGVVEMIDIAKENGMITAFDRFVAQQPQCQFGYKGICCRFCMMGPCRIKADEGPASRGICGASAWTIAARSTGLMLLTGAASHSEHASHMAKTLLEIAEGHAPDYSVKDTVKLQRVATRVGIATEGKDEKQLAKELAEAALADYSRLDGFGESTWVKTTVTEGRLAKFRTHNIMPSGVYNTISNLVTQAHVGMDNDPVNLIFSALKVSLADYVGMHVGTDLADIIFGTPKPVVSEANLGVIDPEKVNLVLHGHNPILSEIIVQAAREMEDEAKAAGAKGIKCMGICCTGNEVLMRQGVPLVTSFSSQEYAIATGAIDGMVVDVQCIMPSLRTAAECFHTVLITTSPLVKIPGAAHLDFNAPTALEDAKTAIRMAIEAYKLRDANKVSIPSVTNKVVAGFSLEALLDIFASVNPDNPIQVLTDAIASGELKGVCLMAGCNNVKRLQDDSHITIAKEMIKNDVFVIGTGCAMQACAKLGLLDPAAVDEYAGEGLKKFLARISENANLSTALPPIFHMGSCVDNTRCSDLLMAMANEMGVDTPKVPFVATAPEAMSGKAVAIGCWYVAMGAPVHVGAMPPLEGSDLIYSITTQIAGDVYGGYFIFEMDPTEAAQKMLSALEYRTWKLGVHKNVSEDLETALCQNY from the coding sequence ATGCCAAGGTTTAGAGATCCAAGCCATACCAGCAAGCCTTCGGGTGCACCAAGAGTCGTAGACCCGAAGAGCATCAAGCGCTCCATCGACCCGGGCGTTGTAGAAATGATCGATATAGCTAAAGAAAATGGCATGATTACTGCCTTTGATCGTTTCGTGGCCCAACAACCCCAGTGCCAATTCGGCTACAAAGGGATTTGCTGCCGTTTCTGCATGATGGGACCGTGCAGGATTAAGGCTGACGAAGGCCCGGCCAGCCGTGGTATCTGCGGTGCCAGCGCCTGGACCATTGCCGCCAGAAGCACTGGCCTGATGCTGCTTACCGGAGCTGCATCGCACAGTGAGCACGCCAGCCATATGGCTAAAACTCTTTTGGAAATTGCTGAAGGGCATGCCCCCGATTACAGCGTTAAAGATACTGTCAAGTTACAAAGGGTAGCCACCCGCGTGGGCATTGCCACAGAAGGTAAAGATGAAAAGCAACTGGCCAAAGAATTAGCCGAAGCAGCCCTGGCAGATTACAGCCGTCTGGACGGTTTTGGCGAGTCAACCTGGGTTAAAACCACTGTCACCGAAGGCCGTTTGGCCAAATTCCGCACCCATAATATTATGCCCAGTGGCGTGTATAACACTATATCCAATTTGGTAACCCAGGCTCACGTTGGTATGGATAACGATCCGGTCAACTTGATCTTCAGTGCACTGAAGGTTTCCCTGGCCGACTATGTAGGCATGCACGTAGGTACTGACCTGGCTGACATCATTTTCGGAACACCGAAACCGGTAGTCAGCGAAGCCAACCTAGGTGTTATTGACCCGGAAAAAGTCAATCTCGTACTACATGGCCATAACCCCATTTTAAGTGAAATTATTGTCCAAGCTGCCCGCGAAATGGAAGATGAGGCCAAAGCCGCCGGCGCTAAAGGCATCAAGTGCATGGGCATTTGCTGTACCGGCAACGAAGTGCTGATGCGTCAGGGCGTGCCCTTGGTAACGTCCTTCTCTTCCCAGGAATATGCTATTGCCACCGGAGCCATCGATGGCATGGTAGTGGACGTGCAGTGCATTATGCCCTCGCTGCGTACCGCCGCTGAGTGCTTCCATACTGTACTGATCACCACTTCTCCGCTGGTTAAGATCCCGGGCGCAGCACACCTGGACTTCAATGCACCTACCGCCCTGGAAGATGCCAAAACAGCCATCAGGATGGCTATTGAAGCATATAAACTTAGAGATGCCAACAAAGTAAGCATTCCTAGTGTCACCAATAAGGTAGTTGCCGGCTTCAGCCTGGAAGCACTGCTTGATATTTTTGCTTCGGTTAACCCGGACAACCCGATTCAAGTACTCACAGACGCCATCGCCAGCGGCGAATTAAAGGGCGTTTGCTTAATGGCTGGCTGCAACAACGTCAAGCGTTTGCAGGATGACAGCCATATCACCATCGCTAAAGAAATGATTAAAAATGACGTTTTCGTCATTGGTACCGGTTGCGCTATGCAAGCCTGTGCCAAGCTAGGTCTGCTTGATCCCGCGGCAGTGGATGAGTATGCCGGCGAAGGGCTCAAAAAGTTCCTGGCGCGCATCAGCGAAAATGCCAATCTCAGCACTGCGTTACCCCCCATTTTCCACATGGGTTCCTGTGTTGACAACACCCGTTGCTCCGACCTGTTAATGGCTATGGCCAATGAAATGGGCGTAGACACACCGAAAGTGCCGTTTGTGGCCACAGCTCCAGAGGCTATGAGTGGTAAAGCGGTTGCTATCGGTTGCTGGTATGTAGCTATGGGTGCACCCGTACACGTCGGCGCTATGCCTCCGCTTGAAGGCAGCGACTTGATTTACAGCATCACCACTCAAATTGCCGGTGACGTTTACGGTGGATACTTTATCTTTGAAATGGATCCAACTGAAGCTGCCCAAAAGATGCTCAGCGCACTGGAATACCGCACCTGGAAACTGGGCGTACACAAGAATGTCTCTGAAGACCTTGAAACCGCCCTTTGCCAGAATTATTAA
- a CDS encoding AAA family ATPase, which translates to MNRADGFFKSVESVMDGLLAQKYIVDRRIATTVFLAGNLEKPLLIEGPAGVGKTGLAGAMAAARQTELIRLQCYPGLDECKTIYEWNYQKQLLHIQMQGSECDVYSQDFLLERPLLKAFRATRPVVLLVDEIDKSEEELESFLLEALSEFQVSIPELGLIRAMHKPYVVITSNSTRELGDALKRRCLYLYLTYPDAAREETILDLKVPGLPHHLAGQITAFVQRLRKMKLKKSPSITETIDWARTLLLLGRDSLDEQMVRHTLNVLLKYEEDIEQSDRQAGSLLSSVTDSGSAAGGTYLSGHDKQPKPGGISAAENAAPNNAGRINSAGGAPGTTAQGKGGPGQAYDDPVAARFDF; encoded by the coding sequence ATGAATAGGGCTGATGGTTTTTTTAAAAGTGTAGAAAGTGTCATGGATGGCCTGTTGGCTCAAAAATATATTGTCGACCGGAGGATTGCCACCACAGTTTTTCTGGCCGGTAATCTGGAAAAACCGTTGCTGATTGAGGGTCCGGCAGGGGTGGGCAAAACCGGTCTGGCCGGTGCTATGGCTGCGGCCAGGCAAACGGAATTGATTAGATTACAGTGCTATCCCGGACTGGATGAATGTAAAACCATTTATGAATGGAACTATCAAAAGCAACTGCTGCATATCCAAATGCAGGGCAGCGAATGCGATGTTTACTCCCAAGACTTTCTATTGGAAAGGCCTTTACTCAAAGCATTTCGGGCAACCAGACCGGTGGTTTTGCTGGTGGACGAGATAGATAAAAGTGAAGAGGAGCTGGAAAGCTTCCTGCTTGAGGCTTTGTCCGAATTTCAGGTTAGTATTCCGGAGTTGGGTTTAATCAGAGCGATGCATAAGCCTTATGTAGTGATTACCAGCAACAGTACCCGGGAATTAGGGGATGCCTTAAAGCGCAGATGTTTATATCTTTATTTGACTTACCCCGATGCTGCCCGGGAGGAAACCATTTTAGATTTAAAAGTGCCGGGACTACCCCACCATCTGGCGGGGCAAATTACTGCTTTTGTGCAGCGGTTACGGAAAATGAAATTAAAAAAATCTCCCAGCATAACCGAGACCATTGACTGGGCCAGGACGCTGCTGCTCTTAGGCCGGGACAGTTTAGATGAACAGATGGTGCGGCATACTTTAAATGTGTTGCTGAAATATGAAGAGGACATAGAACAGTCCGACCGTCAGGCAGGCAGTCTCCTGTCCTCTGTAACGGACTCCGGGTCTGCTGCGGGCGGCACTTACTTATCCGGGCATGATAAACAGCCGAAGCCGGGCGGCATCAGTGCCGCCGAAAATGCCGCTCCCAATAATGCAGGCAGGATCAACAGCGCCGGGGGGGCGCCGGGAACAACCGCTCAAGGTAAGGGTGGACCCGGCCAGGCATATGATGACCCCGTGGCGGCCAGATTTGACTTTTAA
- the hemL gene encoding glutamate-1-semialdehyde 2,1-aminomutase, with product MHNGFNKSAQLYKEAAGYIPGGVNSPVRAFKSVGGTPVFIAKGEGAVLTDVDGNTYIDYVGSWGPLILGHRHPEVVKALQNCLEIGTSFGAPTELETVLAKMIIEALPAMDMVRLVNSGTEATMSAIRLARGYTKRNKIVKFAGCYHGHADFLLIKAGSGALSLGVPTSPGVPASTAEHTINAPFNDLATLQEIFSQAGEDIAAVIVEPVPGNMGVIPPAPGFLAGLRRLTEQYGALLIIDEVMTGFRVAYGGAQVLYDVKPDLTCLGKIIGGGLPVGAYGGKREIMSSVAPAGPVYQAGTLSGNPLAVTAGIATLQLLRQPGVYDTLEQKSLRLEQGLRQAAADAGLELIFNRVASMLCTFFTSEPVTDFTSASKSDTEQFAKFFTGMLQKGVYLAPSQFEAAFMSLAHTDEQIDQTIEAACSVFKEIKR from the coding sequence ATGCATAATGGATTTAACAAATCAGCGCAGTTATATAAAGAGGCTGCCGGATATATCCCCGGCGGCGTAAACAGCCCGGTGCGGGCATTTAAATCGGTGGGGGGTACGCCGGTATTTATAGCCAAAGGGGAAGGGGCTGTGCTTACCGACGTAGACGGCAATACATATATCGATTACGTAGGCTCCTGGGGGCCGCTGATTCTCGGTCACCGGCACCCCGAGGTTGTTAAAGCACTGCAGAACTGTCTGGAAATAGGAACCAGTTTCGGTGCCCCAACCGAGCTGGAAACCGTACTGGCTAAAATGATTATTGAGGCCCTGCCGGCCATGGACATGGTCAGGCTGGTGAACTCGGGCACCGAGGCCACCATGAGTGCCATCAGACTGGCCCGGGGTTACACCAAACGCAATAAAATTGTCAAGTTTGCCGGCTGCTACCACGGTCACGCCGATTTCCTGTTAATTAAGGCGGGGTCCGGTGCCCTTTCACTGGGTGTACCCACCAGTCCGGGGGTTCCAGCCAGCACAGCCGAACATACCATTAACGCACCCTTTAACGACCTGGCAACCTTGCAAGAGATTTTTAGCCAGGCGGGTGAAGATATCGCCGCAGTGATCGTGGAGCCGGTGCCCGGCAATATGGGCGTAATTCCCCCGGCACCGGGCTTTCTGGCGGGCTTGCGCCGTCTGACCGAACAATACGGCGCACTGTTAATCATCGATGAGGTAATGACTGGCTTTCGGGTGGCCTACGGCGGCGCCCAGGTGCTGTATGACGTGAAGCCCGACCTAACCTGCCTGGGCAAAATAATCGGTGGCGGGTTGCCCGTGGGTGCCTATGGCGGCAAAAGGGAAATCATGTCTTCGGTGGCCCCGGCGGGACCGGTCTACCAGGCTGGTACCCTGTCAGGCAACCCGCTGGCGGTGACGGCGGGTATCGCCACATTGCAGCTGCTGCGCCAGCCTGGCGTTTATGATACACTGGAACAAAAGTCCCTCCGTTTGGAGCAGGGTCTGCGACAAGCTGCCGCGGACGCGGGACTGGAGCTTATTTTTAATCGGGTTGCTTCCATGCTTTGCACCTTCTTTACCAGTGAGCCCGTAACCGATTTTACATCGGCATCCAAATCCGATACCGAACAGTTTGCCAAATTCTTTACGGGCATGCTGCAAAAAGGTGTTTACCTGGCACCATCCCAGTTTGAAGCTGCCTTTATGTCCCTGGCCCATACCGATGAGCAGATTGACCAAACCATCGAAGCAGCCTGCAGCGTGTTTAAGGAGATTAAAAGATAA
- a CDS encoding redox-sensing transcriptional repressor Rex has translation MKTLRVPEATVTRLSIYSRFLERLDRNGITTVSSGEIAEGVGVSPAQVRKDLAYFGEFGTRGVGYNVKDLLKYTLKILGLDQEWALAIVGAGNLGFALCTYRGFNVRGFHIVGVFDNDPTRIGKRIGDLVVQPLTLFPEIAQKENIRIGVIAVPTSAAQEVADMMVKNGVEAVLNFAPVAINVPDEIEMRNVDLSVKLEILTFNLGFRNAQSL, from the coding sequence TTGAAAACTTTGCGGGTTCCAGAAGCAACCGTAACCAGGCTGTCCATTTACTCCAGATTTCTAGAAAGGTTGGACAGAAACGGCATTACCACAGTTTCATCGGGTGAGATAGCCGAGGGAGTAGGGGTAAGCCCAGCTCAGGTACGTAAAGATCTGGCCTATTTCGGTGAATTTGGCACCAGAGGCGTAGGTTACAATGTCAAAGACCTGTTGAAATATACTCTAAAAATTCTCGGCCTGGATCAAGAGTGGGCACTGGCCATCGTGGGAGCGGGTAACCTGGGCTTTGCACTGTGCACATACCGGGGATTCAACGTGCGGGGCTTTCATATTGTGGGCGTTTTTGACAATGATCCCACCAGGATAGGTAAAAGAATCGGCGATCTGGTGGTTCAGCCATTGACGTTATTCCCTGAGATTGCTCAAAAAGAAAATATCCGTATCGGTGTAATAGCTGTTCCCACCAGCGCGGCCCAGGAAGTAGCTGATATGATGGTTAAAAACGGCGTAGAGGCTGTTTTAAACTTTGCACCGGTGGCCATAAACGTACCCGATGAAATTGAAATGCGCAATGTGGATTTATCCGTCAAGTTGGAAATATTAACTTTCAACCTGGGCTTTAGAAATGCCCAGAGTCTTTAA
- a CDS encoding secondary thiamine-phosphate synthase enzyme YjbQ — translation MSKLHTLEVKSTGREQFIDLTTEIGILINKSNISEGFCQIYAPHTTAGITINEGHDPSVVNDILMQLNKLVPHSGGYTHQEGNSDAHIKAFLAGAGKTVLVTGGKLLLGTWQRIFFCEFDGPRRRKVFIKITGDLP, via the coding sequence ATGTCTAAACTGCATACGCTGGAAGTCAAATCTACCGGGCGGGAACAGTTTATCGACCTGACCACCGAAATAGGTATATTGATCAATAAAAGCAACATATCCGAAGGGTTTTGCCAGATTTACGCGCCTCATACCACCGCAGGTATAACCATCAATGAAGGGCATGACCCTAGCGTTGTGAACGACATATTGATGCAGCTAAATAAACTGGTGCCCCATAGCGGCGGCTATACCCACCAGGAAGGGAACTCAGACGCTCACATTAAAGCATTTCTGGCCGGTGCGGGGAAAACCGTGCTGGTCACCGGAGGCAAACTGTTGCTGGGCACTTGGCAGCGCATATTTTTCTGCGAATTTGACGGCCCCCGCCGGCGCAAAGTATTTATTAAAATTACCGGCGATCTCCCTTAA
- the acsB gene encoding acetyl-CoA decarbonylase/synthase complex subunit alpha/beta produces MSEQINFDQIFEGAIEPGQEPKKLFKEAYEGTITALSYAEILLNQAIRTYGKDQPVSYPDTAYYLPVIRCLSGEEIKTLGDMVPVLNRMRNAVKEEKTFANARKWGEATWYAADIIEAVRYIKNTAENPLHVAPWTGFIGDPVVRQYGTKMVDWTIPGEAVILGRAKDSKAAKKIVDSLMAKGLMLFLCDEIIEQLLEEGVKLGVDYIAYPLGNFTQIVHAANYALRAGMMFGGIPAGDYDAQRDYQRRRVLAFALYLGEHDMVKTAAAMGCINVGFPVITDQELPEDKQIKDWFVSEPDYDKIVQTCLEVRGIKITSVDIDVPITVGPAFEGESIRKKDMYVEFGGSKTPSFELVRMGDDTIEDGKIELIGPDCDTAAEGGRMPIGIVVDVYGRKMQEDFEPVLERRIHYFSNYGEGLWHVAQRDINWMRISKDAYAKGFRIKHIGEILYAKFKSEFSAIVDRIAVTIYTDEQKVLEMREVAREYYKKRDDRLKELRDEKVDTFYSCTLCQSFAPTHVCVIAPERVGLCGAVSWLDAKAAYEINPHGANQPVPKEGVIDEVKGQWKSFNEFTFNNSQRTIEAVNFYTIMEYPMTSCGCFECILAMVPECNGFMVVNREHGGMTPSGMTFSTLAGTIGGGAQMPGFMGMGKSYLASPKFVPADGGLGRMVWMPKALKEELRAALEEAAENAGLGKDFVDKIADETVGTSGEEIMSFLEEKGHPALTMDPLM; encoded by the coding sequence ATGTCTGAACAGATCAACTTTGATCAAATTTTTGAAGGCGCCATAGAGCCGGGCCAGGAGCCCAAGAAGCTGTTCAAAGAAGCTTATGAGGGCACAATTACTGCCCTTAGCTACGCGGAGATCCTGCTCAACCAGGCCATCCGCACCTACGGTAAGGATCAGCCTGTTAGCTACCCGGATACTGCTTACTATCTGCCTGTCATCCGCTGCTTAAGTGGTGAAGAAATTAAAACCCTGGGTGACATGGTACCGGTATTGAACCGAATGCGTAATGCCGTTAAAGAAGAAAAAACATTTGCCAACGCCCGCAAGTGGGGCGAAGCCACCTGGTATGCCGCCGATATTATCGAGGCCGTCAGGTACATTAAAAACACTGCAGAAAATCCGCTGCATGTAGCCCCCTGGACCGGGTTCATCGGTGACCCTGTGGTGCGCCAGTACGGCACCAAGATGGTGGACTGGACCATCCCCGGTGAAGCTGTTATTCTGGGGCGGGCCAAGGACAGCAAAGCTGCTAAGAAAATAGTGGACAGCCTCATGGCCAAGGGCCTGATGCTGTTCCTGTGTGATGAAATAATTGAGCAATTACTTGAAGAAGGTGTCAAGCTGGGTGTTGACTACATTGCCTACCCGCTGGGCAACTTCACTCAAATTGTCCATGCTGCCAACTACGCACTGCGTGCCGGTATGATGTTCGGCGGTATCCCCGCCGGCGACTATGACGCTCAGCGCGATTACCAGCGCCGCCGCGTTCTGGCCTTCGCCCTGTACCTGGGCGAGCATGACATGGTCAAGACCGCCGCTGCCATGGGCTGCATCAACGTGGGCTTCCCGGTCATCACCGACCAGGAGCTGCCCGAGGACAAGCAAATTAAAGACTGGTTCGTCAGCGAGCCCGACTATGACAAGATCGTGCAAACCTGCCTGGAGGTACGGGGAATTAAAATTACCTCTGTGGATATCGATGTACCCATCACAGTGGGTCCCGCCTTTGAAGGCGAGTCTATCCGTAAAAAAGATATGTACGTTGAATTTGGTGGTTCCAAGACTCCTAGTTTCGAGCTGGTGCGCATGGGCGATGACACCATTGAGGACGGCAAAATTGAGCTGATCGGCCCGGATTGCGACACGGCAGCCGAAGGCGGCCGGATGCCCATTGGTATCGTGGTTGACGTATACGGTCGTAAGATGCAGGAAGACTTCGAGCCTGTGCTGGAACGCCGCATCCACTACTTCTCCAACTACGGCGAAGGCCTGTGGCACGTGGCCCAGCGGGATATCAACTGGATGCGCATCAGTAAAGACGCCTATGCCAAGGGCTTCCGCATTAAACACATAGGTGAAATACTGTACGCCAAGTTCAAGTCTGAGTTTTCCGCCATTGTAGACCGTATTGCGGTGACCATTTACACTGATGAGCAAAAAGTATTGGAAATGCGTGAAGTGGCCCGGGAATACTATAAGAAGCGCGATGACCGCCTTAAAGAATTGCGGGACGAGAAAGTGGATACCTTCTACTCCTGCACCCTGTGTCAGAGCTTTGCGCCCACCCACGTGTGCGTGATTGCCCCTGAGCGGGTCGGCCTGTGCGGCGCGGTGAGCTGGCTTGATGCCAAGGCGGCTTATGAAATTAACCCGCACGGTGCAAACCAGCCTGTGCCCAAGGAAGGCGTTATCGACGAAGTCAAGGGCCAGTGGAAGTCTTTCAACGAGTTTACCTTTAATAACTCCCAACGCACCATTGAGGCAGTTAACTTCTACACCATCATGGAATACCCGATGACTTCCTGTGGCTGCTTCGAGTGCATCCTGGCCATGGTGCCTGAGTGCAACGGATTCATGGTTGTAAACCGTGAGCACGGCGGTATGACCCCGTCCGGTATGACCTTCTCTACGCTGGCCGGTACCATCGGCGGTGGTGCTCAGATGCCCGGCTTCATGGGTATGGGTAAATCATATCTGGCTTCACCCAAGTTTGTGCCCGCCGACGGCGGTCTGGGCAGGATGGTATGGATGCCCAAAGCACTGAAGGAAGAGCTGCGGGCTGCGCTGGAAGAAGCGGCTGAAAATGCCGGTTTGGGTAAAGATTTTGTGGATAAGATTGCTGACGAGACCGTAGGTACCAGCGGCGAGGAAATCATGTCCTTCCTCGAAGAGAAGGGACACCCGGCGTTAACTATGGATCCGTTGATGTAA
- a CDS encoding AAA family ATPase: MKIAISGKGGVGKTTIAAALAKIFSQNGGTVYAIDADPDACLAAGIGIPEEEALKLKPVVEMRDAIRNKIGDGAFYNLNPKLDDFLDDYSYKLGNIRFLRMGDPKKGGSECYCRENTFLHALVTSLLLDQKDTVIMDMGAGIEHLSRGTARGVDMMLVVVEPSRNSVNTAKNAQRMASDLGIKKVGVIANKIRTDKEKEFIESSFPGNIILGFIKFSESILANAMEPSRATEFGGELLAEMQQVCLKISGEVGGQ; encoded by the coding sequence TTGAAAATAGCCATATCAGGTAAAGGCGGCGTAGGCAAAACAACCATTGCCGCAGCGCTGGCCAAAATATTTTCCCAAAACGGGGGCACCGTGTACGCTATTGATGCCGACCCTGACGCCTGCTTGGCCGCAGGCATCGGCATACCAGAGGAAGAGGCGCTTAAACTTAAGCCCGTGGTGGAAATGCGGGACGCCATTCGCAATAAAATAGGAGATGGTGCATTTTACAACCTTAACCCAAAATTAGATGATTTTTTAGATGATTACAGCTATAAATTAGGCAACATCCGTTTTTTGCGCATGGGCGACCCCAAAAAAGGTGGCTCGGAGTGTTACTGCCGGGAGAACACATTTTTACACGCTTTGGTAACATCTCTGCTGCTGGACCAAAAAGATACAGTAATTATGGATATGGGAGCCGGCATAGAACATTTGAGCAGAGGTACGGCAAGGGGAGTAGATATGATGCTGGTAGTGGTGGAGCCAAGCCGCAACAGCGTCAATACGGCTAAAAACGCACAAAGAATGGCCAGCGACCTGGGTATTAAAAAAGTGGGTGTTATTGCCAATAAAATTCGCACAGATAAAGAGAAAGAATTTATTGAATCAAGTTTCCCGGGTAACATTATCCTGGGTTTTATAAAATTTTCCGAATCTATTTTGGCAAACGCTATGGAACCTTCTCGAGCCACGGAATTTGGGGGAGAATTACTGGCGGAGATGCAGCAAGTTTGCCTTAAAATTTCGGGAGAGGTAGGTGGTCAATAA